The following are from one region of the Mesorhizobium sp. B4-1-4 genome:
- a CDS encoding peptidylprolyl isomerase, translated as MAEIKDRENALIMETTKGEVVIEMFPDLAPGHVARIKELAREGAYDGVVFHRVIEGFMAQTGDVKFGNSSKPTFAPSRAGMGGSDKPDLKAEFSNANHGRGTCSMARAQNPNSANSQFFICFDDAAFLNRQYTVWGQVIEGMDNVDKIKRGEPVQDPDKIVSLKVAADVK; from the coding sequence ATGGCCGAAATCAAGGACCGCGAGAACGCGCTCATCATGGAAACGACCAAGGGCGAGGTCGTCATCGAAATGTTTCCCGACCTGGCGCCCGGCCATGTCGCCCGCATCAAGGAACTGGCGCGTGAGGGCGCTTATGACGGCGTGGTGTTCCACCGCGTCATCGAGGGCTTCATGGCGCAGACCGGCGACGTCAAGTTCGGCAATTCGTCCAAGCCGACTTTCGCGCCGTCCCGCGCGGGCATGGGCGGCTCCGACAAGCCGGACCTGAAGGCTGAATTCTCCAACGCCAATCACGGCCGCGGCACTTGCTCGATGGCCCGCGCCCAGAACCCGAACTCGGCCAATTCGCAGTTTTTCATCTGCTTCGACGATGCCGCGTTCCTCAACCGCCAGTACACAGTCTGGGGCCAGGTGATCGAAGGCATGGACAATGTCGACAAGATCAAGCGCGGCGAGCCGGTGCAGGACCCCGACAAGATCGTGTCGCTGAAGGTCGCGGCCGACGTCAAGTAA
- the queA gene encoding tRNA preQ1(34) S-adenosylmethionine ribosyltransferase-isomerase QueA, protein MRVDLFDFDLPEQRIALRPAEPRDSARMLVVKPGEALDDRTVGDLPSLLKAGDVLVFNDTKVIPAQLKGIRRRGEAQAQVEATLHMRVAPDRWLAFMRPGKRIVAGDRIHFGRDGNSCFLGQLDATVIEKGEGGEALLGFDLSGPFLDEALHAVGHIPLPPYIASKRDDDERDRADYQTIYAREEGAVAAPTAGLHFTPELFATLDAKGVERHFVTLHVGAGTFLPVKAADTADHKMHAEIGSVSQATADALNAAKARGGRIIAVGTTSLRLLESAAREDGALAEWSGPTDIFITPGYRFRTADMLMTNFHLPRSTLFMLVSAFSGLDTMRAAYAHAIANHYRFYSYGDASLLYRARMSPA, encoded by the coding sequence ATGCGTGTCGACCTCTTTGATTTTGACCTTCCGGAGCAGCGCATCGCGCTTCGCCCGGCAGAGCCGCGCGACAGCGCCAGGATGCTGGTGGTCAAACCGGGCGAGGCGCTCGATGACCGGACGGTTGGCGATCTGCCTTCCTTGCTCAAGGCCGGCGACGTTCTGGTGTTCAACGACACCAAGGTCATTCCGGCGCAGCTCAAAGGCATCAGACGGCGCGGCGAAGCGCAGGCGCAGGTCGAGGCCACACTGCATATGCGCGTGGCGCCGGATCGGTGGCTCGCCTTCATGCGGCCAGGCAAGCGCATCGTCGCCGGCGACCGCATCCATTTTGGCCGTGACGGCAATTCCTGTTTCCTTGGCCAGCTCGATGCCACGGTGATCGAGAAAGGCGAGGGCGGCGAGGCGCTGCTCGGCTTTGACCTGTCGGGGCCTTTCCTCGACGAAGCGTTGCACGCCGTCGGCCATATCCCGTTGCCGCCTTACATCGCCTCGAAGCGCGACGACGACGAGCGCGACCGCGCCGACTACCAGACCATCTATGCCCGCGAGGAAGGGGCGGTTGCGGCGCCTACGGCCGGCCTGCATTTCACGCCGGAGCTTTTCGCGACACTCGATGCCAAAGGGGTCGAGCGCCACTTCGTCACCTTGCATGTCGGTGCCGGCACGTTCCTGCCGGTGAAGGCAGCCGACACCGCCGATCACAAGATGCATGCCGAGATCGGCTCCGTCAGTCAGGCGACCGCCGACGCCTTGAATGCTGCGAAGGCGAGGGGCGGGCGTATCATTGCCGTTGGCACGACTTCGCTGCGCCTGCTGGAGAGCGCCGCGCGTGAGGATGGCGCACTGGCTGAATGGTCGGGCCCGACAGACATCTTCATCACGCCTGGCTATCGCTTTCGCACCGCCGACATGCTGATGACCAATTTCCATCTGCCTCGCTCGACGCTGTTCATGCTGGTTTCGGCCTTCAGCGGCCTCGACACGATGCGTGCGGCCTATGCGCATGCCATCGCTAACCACTACAGGTTCTATTCCTACGGAGACGCGAGCCTGCTTTACCGCGCGCGGATGAGCCCTGCATGA
- a CDS encoding peptidylprolyl isomerase, with protein sequence MIITLKDGDVTIALRPDLAPKHVAQIKKLVREHAYDNVAFHRVIDGFMAQTGDVKFGNMKKGFNAQAVGTGGSDLPDLPAEFSQTEHYKRGVVGMARSQDPNSANSQFFIMFAPAPPLDGQYTIVGNVVSGMELVDKIKKGDEADNGTVADPDRMIKVRIAADK encoded by the coding sequence ATGATCATCACGCTGAAGGACGGCGACGTGACCATCGCGCTTCGGCCCGATCTGGCGCCCAAGCATGTCGCGCAGATCAAGAAGCTCGTGCGTGAGCATGCCTACGACAATGTCGCGTTCCACCGCGTCATCGACGGCTTCATGGCCCAGACCGGCGACGTCAAGTTCGGCAACATGAAGAAGGGTTTCAATGCCCAGGCCGTCGGCACCGGAGGTTCCGATCTTCCCGACCTGCCGGCCGAATTCTCGCAGACCGAGCACTACAAGCGCGGCGTGGTCGGCATGGCCCGCTCGCAGGATCCGAACTCCGCCAATTCGCAGTTCTTCATCATGTTCGCGCCGGCGCCGCCGCTCGATGGCCAGTACACCATCGTCGGCAATGTCGTCAGCGGCATGGAACTGGTCGACAAGATCAAGAAGGGCGATGAGGCGGACAATGGCACGGTCGCCGATCCCGACCGGATGATCAAGGTGCGCATCGCCGCCGACAAATAA
- the coaD gene encoding pantetheine-phosphate adenylyltransferase, protein MTERTALYAGSFDPLTNGHLDVLKASLAVADIVYAAIGIHPGKKPLFSFEERVHLIEAATKAEFGRDGTRIKVVAFDGLVIDAARKQGASIMIRGLRDGTDLDYEMQMAGMNETMAPELQTVFLPASPSVRTITATLVRQIASMGGDIHPFVPAAVAGALTAKFAK, encoded by the coding sequence ATGACCGAACGCACAGCCCTCTATGCCGGCTCCTTCGACCCGCTGACCAACGGCCATCTCGATGTGCTGAAAGCGTCTCTGGCGGTTGCAGACATTGTCTACGCCGCGATTGGCATTCATCCGGGCAAGAAGCCGCTGTTCTCCTTCGAGGAGAGGGTGCACCTCATCGAAGCGGCGACGAAGGCTGAATTCGGCCGCGACGGGACCCGCATCAAGGTGGTCGCCTTTGACGGGCTGGTCATCGATGCCGCCAGGAAACAGGGAGCCTCGATCATGATCCGCGGCCTGCGCGACGGTACCGATCTCGACTACGAGATGCAGATGGCCGGCATGAACGAGACCATGGCGCCGGAATTGCAGACGGTTTTTCTGCCCGCCAGCCCTTCGGTGCGCACCATTACCGCCACACTTGTGCGCCAGATTGCCTCGATGGGAGGCGACATCCACCCCTTCGTGCCGGCGGCGGTTGCCGGCGCGCTCACCGCCAAATTCGCAAAATAA
- a CDS encoding DMT family transporter has product MMGVVWSLLGILSGAFIAIQAPINSQLARGLGLPVAAAAFSFLSGAIVLGIISVTVVKLQGISLDWKAPAPWLFVAGGMLGGFYVTLSTILTPRIGAAALMAFLVAGQLLAGMLIDRVGFLGVAVREISLGRVAGAVLLLVGALLVRLF; this is encoded by the coding sequence ATGATGGGCGTCGTCTGGTCGCTTCTCGGCATCCTGTCCGGCGCCTTCATTGCCATTCAGGCGCCGATCAATTCGCAGTTGGCGCGCGGCCTGGGGCTCCCGGTCGCGGCGGCCGCGTTTTCGTTCCTGTCGGGCGCTATCGTGCTTGGCATCATCTCCGTCACGGTGGTGAAGCTGCAAGGCATTTCGCTCGACTGGAAGGCACCGGCGCCGTGGCTGTTCGTCGCCGGCGGCATGCTCGGCGGCTTCTATGTCACGCTCTCGACGATTCTCACGCCGCGCATCGGCGCTGCCGCGCTGATGGCGTTCCTGGTGGCCGGCCAGCTGCTGGCCGGCATGCTCATCGACCGCGTCGGCTTCCTTGGTGTCGCGGTGCGTGAAATCTCGCTCGGCCGCGTCGCCGGCGCGGTGCTGCTCTTGGTCGGGGCACTGCTCGTCCGGCTGTTTTGA